A portion of the Chryseobacterium tructae genome contains these proteins:
- a CDS encoding ComEC/Rec2 family competence protein: MKLNREPLLILAICFILGIFFQDKFTLEKGWIYGIVAINLGIVISIFFTTYFLHKSRVILMGMLFLGIGCILHFYNTLSQKNNLPTHKKEIVVFKISQKLNSTEKYKKYEGVGEWGGISFNSIFYIPKNNAELDFKHYYKAETYITQPQKPQYDFQFNYAQYLKRRNIDHQAYISNEISSTERNDLSYRDQIKQYRLNVLWKIDNTKMSETTRAFLKGIILADRTEMDATTVQDFNRSGLVHLLAISGTHIVIIFGLFYFLMIRFIPLQFRKYAIILSLIFIWLFALFIGFGNSVLRACIMLTVYFIFVILQRKPDLLHSLALSVFIILVFDSQQLFDVGFQLSFLAVLGIFWLNQPLLKLFPRQDNYFKKLIFNTITISLSAQLATLPLVLYYFHQFSLISIIANFIIVPFSEVIIVFSFLMTLLIALGIDFSFINKLYDVSIQFLLKGIHWFAGADAVLIKNIPMNLIEVLSVSVIVYLLRALILKFYFKNSMNFIIAVLAFLMIRTGFNVFENQKKEVLFHVFKKKEIISIKNGSKACFWIQDMTDKEKVLQFVVEPYCSSRRIEHFEIRQIPFSTKKIVFEDQVYDMK, from the coding sequence TTGAAATTGAATAGAGAACCTTTGCTGATCTTGGCCATATGTTTTATTCTTGGAATTTTTTTTCAGGATAAGTTTACGTTGGAGAAAGGCTGGATATATGGAATTGTTGCTATTAATCTTGGAATTGTAATTTCTATTTTCTTTACTACTTATTTTTTGCATAAATCCAGAGTAATTTTAATGGGAATGTTGTTTTTGGGAATAGGATGTATTCTTCACTTTTATAATACTCTATCTCAAAAAAATAATCTTCCGACCCATAAAAAAGAAATTGTTGTTTTTAAAATTTCCCAGAAATTAAATTCAACAGAAAAATACAAGAAATATGAAGGGGTGGGGGAATGGGGAGGAATTAGTTTTAATTCTATCTTTTATATTCCCAAAAATAATGCAGAATTAGACTTTAAGCATTATTACAAAGCTGAAACCTATATTACACAACCCCAAAAACCTCAATATGATTTTCAATTCAATTATGCGCAATATCTGAAAAGAAGAAATATTGACCATCAGGCTTATATCTCAAACGAAATTTCTTCTACAGAAAGAAATGATTTGAGTTATAGGGATCAGATTAAACAGTATAGGCTCAATGTTTTGTGGAAAATCGACAACACGAAAATGTCTGAAACTACCAGAGCATTTTTGAAAGGAATTATCCTGGCAGACAGAACTGAAATGGATGCCACTACTGTTCAGGATTTCAACAGGTCTGGACTGGTTCATTTATTGGCTATTTCAGGAACTCATATTGTAATTATTTTTGGCCTTTTTTATTTTTTGATGATTCGTTTCATTCCATTGCAGTTTAGAAAATATGCGATTATTTTAAGTCTGATTTTTATTTGGTTGTTTGCCTTGTTTATTGGATTTGGGAACTCAGTGCTGAGGGCCTGTATCATGTTGACAGTGTATTTTATTTTTGTTATTCTGCAGAGAAAACCGGATTTATTACACTCGCTAGCTTTGTCAGTATTTATTATTTTAGTGTTTGATTCTCAGCAACTTTTTGATGTAGGATTCCAGCTTAGTTTTCTGGCTGTATTAGGAATATTTTGGTTGAATCAACCTCTTTTGAAGCTTTTTCCTAGACAGGATAATTATTTTAAAAAACTAATCTTTAATACGATCACAATATCCTTATCTGCACAATTGGCAACACTTCCATTGGTATTGTATTACTTTCATCAGTTTTCGTTGATTTCGATTATTGCCAATTTTATTATTGTTCCTTTTTCTGAAGTGATTATTGTGTTTTCATTTCTGATGACACTTCTTATTGCTTTGGGTATTGATTTTAGCTTTATTAATAAACTGTATGATGTTTCTATTCAGTTCCTTTTGAAGGGGATTCATTGGTTTGCTGGAGCAGATGCTGTATTGATCAAAAATATTCCAATGAATTTGATCGAAGTATTATCAGTATCAGTAATAGTATATTTACTGAGAGCCTTAATTTTAAAATTTTATTTTAAAAATTCCATGAATTTCATCATTGCTGTTTTGGCGTTTTTAATGATAAGAACTGGATTCAATGTCTTTGAAAATCAGAAGAAAGAAGTGCTTTTTCATGTTTTTAAAAAGAAGGAAATTATTTCAATAAAGAATGGGAGTAAAGCTTGCTTTTGGATTCAGGATATGACAGACAAGGAAAAAGTTTTACAATTTGTGGTTGAACCTTATTGTTCATCCAGAAGAATAGAGCATTTTGAAATAAGGCAAATTCCTTTTTCAACTAAAAAAATAGTTTTTGAGGATCAGGTTTATGATATGAAATAA
- a CDS encoding succinate dehydrogenase/fumarate reductase iron-sulfur subunit, whose translation MSAKKGLHLTLKIWRQKNSKTKGQFETYKISDVSTDSSFLEMLDILNENLINEGKEPIAFDHDCREGICGMCSLYINGRAHGPDTGITTCQLHMRMFKDGETIVIEPWRSAAFPVIKDLMVDRSAFDRVMAAGGFISVNTSGNTLDANAIPVPKEDADKAMDAAACIGCGACVATCKKNGSAMLFVGAKVSQYALLPQGRVEAKRRVLNMVKAMDEEGFGNCSNTGACEIECPKGISLENIARMNREYMSALVDQG comes from the coding sequence ATGAGTGCAAAAAAAGGCTTACATCTTACGCTGAAAATTTGGAGACAGAAAAATAGTAAAACTAAAGGTCAGTTTGAGACCTACAAAATATCAGATGTATCTACAGACTCTTCATTTTTGGAGATGTTGGATATTCTGAACGAAAACTTAATTAACGAAGGAAAAGAACCTATCGCTTTCGATCACGACTGTCGTGAAGGGATCTGCGGAATGTGTTCTCTTTACATCAACGGTAGAGCTCATGGTCCTGATACAGGTATTACTACTTGTCAGCTTCACATGAGAATGTTCAAAGATGGAGAGACTATCGTTATTGAACCTTGGAGAAGTGCTGCTTTCCCTGTTATCAAAGACTTGATGGTAGACAGAAGCGCATTCGACAGAGTAATGGCAGCAGGTGGTTTCATCTCTGTAAATACTTCAGGAAATACATTGGATGCTAACGCTATTCCTGTTCCTAAAGAAGATGCAGACAAGGCAATGGATGCTGCTGCTTGTATCGGATGTGGAGCTTGTGTAGCAACATGTAAAAAAAACGGATCAGCAATGCTGTTTGTAGGAGCTAAGGTTTCTCAGTATGCATTACTTCCTCAAGGTAGAGTAGAAGCTAAGAGAAGAGTTCTGAACATGGTGAAAGCTATGGACGAAGAAGGATTCGGAAACTGTTCAAACACTGGTGCTTGTGAAATTGAATGCCCTAAAGGTATTTCTCTTGAGAATATCGCAAGAATGAACAGAGAATATATGTCTGCTCTTGTAGATCAAGGATAG
- the rlmD gene encoding 23S rRNA (uracil(1939)-C(5))-methyltransferase RlmD, which translates to MSRKNKKNLVLENIKLLNAGAKGVAIGKTEDGKTVLVSGAIPGDIVNVRVKKAKSKYYEGEAVEVLEKSPFRTEPKCIHFGTCGGCKWQNMSYEKQLDFKQEEVYNNIKRIGGIEDFETLSILGSKEQYFYRNKMEFSFSNARWLTQYEISSEENFGSKDALGFHIPGMWSKILDLKECFLQEDPSNAIRLAVKKYAVDNGLDFFDVRNHEGFLRTLMMRQNSKGEWMVLFQLFREEKENREKLFAFILEKFPQIKTLVYAINPKANDSIYDLDINIYFGEGYLMEEMDGLKFKIGPKSFFQTNYKQALELYRKTLEFADLKGDEVVYDLYTGTGTIAQYVARNAKQVIGIESVQEAIDAAIEHAELNGLTNTTFYCGDMKNVFNDEFMENHPKADVLITDPPRDGMHQKVVEQILKLAPEKVVYVSCNSATQARDLALMKEHYTVVKILPVDMFPQTHHVENIALLIKK; encoded by the coding sequence ATGAGTAGAAAGAATAAGAAAAATTTAGTTCTTGAAAATATAAAGCTGTTGAATGCCGGAGCAAAAGGTGTGGCAATTGGTAAAACAGAAGATGGTAAAACAGTATTAGTTTCGGGAGCAATTCCAGGTGATATTGTAAATGTTAGAGTGAAAAAAGCCAAGTCCAAATATTATGAAGGTGAAGCTGTAGAAGTACTGGAAAAGTCTCCTTTCAGAACAGAACCAAAATGTATTCACTTTGGAACTTGTGGTGGATGTAAATGGCAAAATATGAGCTACGAAAAGCAGCTTGATTTTAAACAGGAAGAAGTCTATAATAATATTAAAAGAATTGGTGGGATCGAGGATTTTGAAACCCTATCCATTCTGGGCTCTAAAGAACAGTATTTTTATAGAAATAAAATGGAGTTTTCTTTCTCCAATGCGAGATGGCTTACCCAATACGAGATCAGCTCTGAAGAAAACTTTGGAAGCAAAGATGCTCTAGGTTTCCATATTCCGGGAATGTGGAGTAAGATCTTAGATCTTAAAGAATGTTTTCTACAGGAAGACCCTTCCAATGCAATCCGATTAGCGGTGAAGAAATATGCTGTTGACAACGGATTAGACTTCTTTGATGTAAGAAATCATGAAGGATTCCTGAGAACGTTGATGATGAGACAAAACTCTAAAGGAGAGTGGATGGTATTATTCCAGCTTTTTAGAGAAGAAAAAGAAAATAGAGAAAAACTTTTTGCATTTATATTAGAGAAGTTTCCGCAAATTAAGACATTGGTGTATGCTATTAATCCAAAGGCCAATGACTCTATTTATGATCTGGATATCAACATCTATTTTGGAGAAGGATATTTAATGGAAGAAATGGATGGACTGAAATTTAAAATCGGGCCTAAATCATTCTTCCAGACCAACTATAAGCAAGCCCTGGAATTATACAGAAAAACACTTGAATTTGCAGATCTGAAAGGAGATGAAGTAGTGTACGATTTATATACAGGAACAGGAACCATTGCTCAGTATGTGGCAAGAAATGCAAAACAGGTTATCGGAATAGAATCTGTTCAGGAAGCAATTGATGCAGCCATTGAACATGCTGAATTAAATGGCCTTACCAATACAACGTTCTATTGTGGAGATATGAAAAATGTCTTTAACGACGAGTTTATGGAGAACCATCCTAAAGCAGATGTGTTGATTACAGATCCACCAAGAGATGGAATGCACCAAAAAGTAGTTGAGCAAATCTTGAAGTTGGCTCCTGAAAAAGTAGTGTATGTAAGCTGTAATTCAGCTACGCAGGCAAGAGACTTAGCATTGATGAAAGAACACTATACTGTAGTAAAAATATTACCGGTAGATATGTTCCCACAAACTCATCACGTAGAAAATATAGCATTGCTGATTAAAAAATAA
- a CDS encoding TlpA family protein disulfide reductase, with protein sequence MKKYLLLFIIAIFVMSCSKKVEVKGKITGSSPLERIEFVEASGVGTLPLINIGLDKDGNFSGSFDAPKDGMYVINYASKQNLIYLEGGQKVNISGNALTFPNEYVITGDAKKNNDFLTATQKFLGDYGNKVNLRQLMAGDEAAFVKGMQKVESDINKNVDDLAAKNNPSKALLDWKKNDVKVTILNLLANYEMSHGAMSGNPSYKPSKALTDYETKLDSDKDAMVKTIPLYRQYLLVKMTPDFQKYAEANSKNKTGITTSEMFAKYLSTKKDISQTAKDYLLAFVMAQADIHPTSPTANIDKIKKLIDTDIKDATIKSDLLKMQMAITGLKIGEVAPEAALIKQDGKAYKLSENKGKPYMVFFYASWNPYIGEATMPVLKEVVNFYKSKMNFVFVNVDDTKDQFIKTSNSLLKGIPGVNVYGEKGMESDIAKKYGVYGFKLPCFVIVDKDGKIASRSFVNLGEQELVTILDKLTGLSAPRVDPNAQMQPQLQVDPTAPQPANPQPAPTK encoded by the coding sequence ATGAAAAAATATCTTTTATTGTTTATCATCGCGATTTTCGTGATGTCTTGTTCAAAAAAAGTAGAAGTAAAAGGGAAAATTACAGGAAGCTCACCATTAGAAAGAATCGAATTTGTAGAAGCTTCTGGAGTAGGAACCTTGCCTTTAATTAATATTGGTCTGGATAAAGATGGAAACTTTTCAGGAAGCTTTGATGCTCCTAAAGACGGAATGTATGTTATCAATTATGCCAGCAAACAAAACTTAATCTATCTTGAAGGAGGACAAAAAGTAAATATCTCAGGAAATGCATTAACATTCCCTAATGAATATGTGATTACCGGAGATGCTAAAAAGAATAATGATTTCCTTACAGCAACCCAAAAATTCTTGGGAGACTATGGTAATAAAGTTAACTTAAGACAGTTAATGGCTGGCGATGAAGCTGCATTTGTTAAAGGGATGCAAAAAGTAGAATCGGATATCAATAAGAATGTTGATGATCTTGCAGCTAAAAATAACCCTAGTAAAGCCCTTTTAGACTGGAAGAAAAACGATGTTAAAGTAACGATCCTTAATCTTCTTGCTAATTATGAAATGTCACACGGAGCAATGTCTGGTAATCCTTCTTATAAGCCTTCTAAAGCTTTGACGGATTATGAAACTAAACTTGACAGTGATAAAGACGCAATGGTGAAAACTATTCCGCTTTACAGACAATATCTTCTTGTAAAAATGACTCCGGATTTCCAAAAATATGCGGAAGCGAACAGTAAAAATAAAACTGGAATCACTACTTCAGAAATGTTTGCTAAATATCTGAGCACTAAAAAAGATATCTCTCAAACAGCAAAAGACTACCTTTTAGCATTTGTAATGGCTCAGGCAGATATTCACCCAACCTCTCCAACTGCTAATATTGATAAGATCAAGAAACTTATTGATACAGATATCAAAGATGCTACGATCAAAAGTGATCTGTTAAAAATGCAGATGGCAATTACAGGTCTTAAGATTGGTGAAGTTGCTCCTGAAGCTGCTCTGATAAAACAAGACGGAAAAGCATACAAGCTTTCTGAAAACAAAGGAAAACCTTATATGGTATTCTTCTACGCTTCATGGAATCCTTATATCGGTGAAGCTACAATGCCGGTTTTAAAAGAAGTTGTAAATTTCTACAAGTCTAAAATGAACTTTGTTTTTGTAAATGTAGATGATACAAAAGATCAGTTTATTAAAACAAGCAATTCTTTATTAAAAGGAATTCCAGGAGTAAACGTTTACGGAGAAAAAGGAATGGAATCTGACATCGCTAAAAAATACGGAGTATATGGATTCAAGTTGCCTTGCTTTGTAATTGTGGATAAAGATGGAAAAATTGCCAGCAGATCATTTGTAAATCTTGGTGAGCAGGAATTAGTAACCATTTTGGATAAACTTACAGGGCTTTCAGCTCCAAGAGTAGACCCGAATGCACAAATGCAGCCTCAATTACAGGTTGATCCTACTGCACCGCAGCCTGCAAATCCTCAACCTGCACCTACAAAATAA
- a CDS encoding DUF2480 family protein yields MSEEFEIRNKVAESGLVNFDLTTLLPKGERKGIDLKDFLFQEMILKEKDFREKVEAIDVEEYRNSYIYIYNSVDTIIPLWAYFVLTAKLTDVAKKIVFGNREDLEVILMHNAIQTYDFEDMRGKRVLVKGCSDKEIPENAYIELVEQLKPLVKSLMFGEACSNVPIVKN; encoded by the coding sequence ATGTCAGAAGAATTTGAAATCCGAAATAAAGTTGCTGAAAGCGGCCTTGTAAATTTTGACCTTACAACTTTGCTTCCAAAGGGAGAAAGGAAAGGTATTGACCTTAAAGATTTCCTTTTCCAGGAGATGATTCTGAAGGAAAAAGATTTCCGTGAAAAAGTGGAAGCCATCGATGTTGAAGAATACAGAAATTCATACATTTATATTTACAATTCTGTAGATACTATTATCCCACTTTGGGCTTATTTTGTACTTACGGCTAAATTGACTGATGTAGCCAAAAAGATCGTGTTTGGAAACCGTGAGGATTTGGAAGTTATTCTGATGCATAATGCTATTCAAACCTATGATTTTGAAGATATGAGAGGGAAAAGAGTTCTTGTAAAGGGCTGTTCGGATAAAGAAATTCCTGAAAATGCCTATATAGAACTGGTAGAACAACTAAAACCTCTTGTGAAGTCTCTCATGTTTGGAGAAGCATGTTCTAATGTACCCATTGTAAAAAACTAA
- a CDS encoding glycoside hydrolase family 99 protein — translation MRDKVQIFYYGWYGNQKTDGSLQHWNHEIIPHWSNPQWNNLGNHKGGDDIGANFYPELGNYSSNDKTIIEKHMKMIKDSGVGVVVVSWLGKDSFTDKSLIQYLDIADRFHLKIAFHIEPFYKSVTELRDQLSYLVKTYSDHPAFYKKDGKPLYYVYDSYKIAPEEWAKLLSKNGEKSVRNTELDGLYIGLWVEKNDSVFFDKAGFDGFYTYFASEGFVFGSTTANWDFMAQYAKEHQLIFIPCVGPGYSDTRIRPWNEANFKSRENGKYYEKMFDAAIKVHPQFIGITSFNEWHEGTQIEPAIPKKTGDFTYENYGKDPWMYIKETKRLADKFLKGK, via the coding sequence TTGAGAGATAAAGTCCAAATCTTCTATTATGGCTGGTATGGTAATCAGAAAACAGATGGCAGCCTGCAGCACTGGAATCATGAAATTATTCCGCATTGGAGCAATCCTCAATGGAATAATCTTGGGAATCATAAAGGAGGTGACGATATTGGAGCCAATTTTTATCCGGAATTAGGCAATTACAGTTCCAATGATAAAACGATCATAGAAAAACACATGAAGATGATAAAAGATTCAGGTGTAGGCGTTGTGGTCGTAAGCTGGTTGGGAAAAGACTCTTTTACCGATAAAAGTTTGATACAGTATCTGGACATCGCAGACCGTTTCCATTTAAAAATAGCATTCCACATAGAACCGTTTTATAAATCGGTGACAGAACTTAGAGATCAGCTTTCTTATCTTGTGAAAACATATTCCGATCATCCCGCTTTTTACAAAAAGGATGGGAAGCCTTTGTACTATGTCTATGACAGCTATAAAATAGCTCCTGAGGAGTGGGCGAAGCTGCTTTCTAAAAATGGAGAGAAGAGTGTACGCAATACAGAATTAGATGGACTGTATATCGGTTTATGGGTAGAAAAAAATGATTCTGTCTTTTTCGATAAAGCTGGATTTGATGGTTTTTATACCTATTTTGCCAGTGAAGGATTCGTTTTTGGCAGCACAACTGCTAATTGGGATTTCATGGCTCAATATGCCAAAGAGCATCAGCTTATTTTTATCCCGTGTGTAGGGCCTGGTTATTCCGATACCAGAATCAGACCTTGGAATGAAGCGAATTTTAAAAGCAGGGAAAACGGTAAATACTATGAAAAAATGTTTGATGCAGCCATTAAAGTTCATCCACAATTTATAGGGATTACTTCTTTTAATGAATGGCATGAAGGAACTCAGATAGAACCTGCCATTCCTAAAAAGACTGGGGATTTTACCTACGAAAATTATGGAAAAGATCCATGGATGTATATCAAAGAAACCAAGCGTTTAGCGGATAAGTTTTTAAAAGGAAAGTAA
- the lpxB gene encoding lipid-A-disaccharide synthase, with protein MKYYIIAGEASGDLHGSNLMKALKQKDPNAEFRFWGGDLMKAQGGTLVKHYRDLAFMGFLEVVMNLRTILNNIKLCKEDILNNRPDVLILVDYPGFNLRIARFAKELGIKVIYYISPQLWAWKEGRVEIIKKYVDEMMVILPFEEDFYRKHGVHSHFVGHPLLDAISDLKEINMGDFKKEHGLNEKEIIALLPGSRKQEVEKMLEIMLSVRPHFKDYQFVIAGAPSLPKEFYQNYVDDNVHFVSNKTYDLLRCSKAALVTSGTATLETALLNIPEVVCYRGSKISYAIAKRLVKNINYISLVNLIMDREVVKELIQNDLNTKNLVDELNKILEGGKREQVLNDYSLLREKLGGKGASDHAAEIILKV; from the coding sequence ATGAAATATTATATTATTGCAGGAGAAGCTTCCGGTGATCTTCATGGAAGCAATTTGATGAAAGCTCTTAAACAAAAGGATCCGAATGCGGAGTTTAGATTTTGGGGCGGTGACCTGATGAAAGCTCAGGGCGGAACATTGGTAAAACATTACCGTGATCTGGCTTTTATGGGGTTTCTGGAAGTGGTTATGAATCTGAGAACAATTTTAAATAATATTAAACTCTGTAAAGAAGATATTCTGAATAATAGACCGGATGTTTTAATTCTGGTAGATTATCCCGGTTTTAATTTGAGAATCGCTCGATTTGCCAAAGAATTGGGTATTAAAGTGATTTATTATATTTCACCACAACTTTGGGCGTGGAAAGAAGGAAGAGTAGAAATCATCAAAAAATATGTAGATGAAATGATGGTTATTCTTCCTTTTGAAGAAGATTTTTATAGGAAACATGGTGTTCATTCCCATTTTGTAGGCCATCCTTTGCTAGATGCCATTTCTGATTTAAAGGAGATCAATATGGGTGACTTTAAAAAAGAGCATGGGCTGAATGAGAAAGAGATCATTGCACTTTTACCGGGTTCCAGAAAGCAGGAAGTAGAGAAAATGCTTGAAATCATGCTTTCCGTAAGGCCACACTTTAAAGATTATCAATTTGTTATTGCCGGAGCTCCAAGTCTTCCGAAAGAATTTTATCAGAACTATGTAGATGATAATGTACACTTTGTTTCAAACAAAACATATGATCTGCTGAGATGTTCCAAAGCAGCTTTGGTAACTTCCGGAACGGCTACTTTAGAAACTGCTTTGCTGAATATTCCTGAAGTGGTATGCTACCGTGGTAGTAAGATTTCTTATGCCATTGCCAAAAGACTTGTAAAAAATATCAATTATATTTCATTAGTCAATCTTATCATGGATAGGGAAGTAGTAAAAGAACTGATCCAAAATGATTTGAATACTAAAAATCTGGTAGACGAACTCAATAAAATTTTAGAAGGAGGGAAAAGAGAACAGGTTCTGAATGACTATAGTCTTTTGAGAGAAAAGCTAGGTGGTAAAGGGGCTAGTGATCATGCAGCTGAGATAATTTTAAAAGTCTGA
- a CDS encoding DUF6048 family protein: MKTRLIFTFFFSLFGILIWAQEKKKEEVKKTHWKYKPNFTVGLDVLNTGVGFFSDRKLYQGFISSKINGNVHAIAEAGFEKNIYQKNGYDAKVNGPFVKLGAFYMLAKDKENEFNGFYAGGKVAGSFYNQEYMAIPVRGYGGSNSSVSFPSSSQSSFWLEGTLGGRVQLFESNFYIDVNLQPRYLAYTSKQDDISPMIIPGFGKSSSKFNMGFAWNIAYKF, from the coding sequence ATGAAGACAAGACTAATCTTTACCTTCTTTTTTAGCCTGTTCGGAATCCTAATCTGGGCACAGGAGAAAAAGAAAGAAGAAGTGAAAAAGACCCATTGGAAATATAAACCAAATTTTACAGTTGGACTTGATGTTTTGAATACCGGAGTTGGTTTTTTTTCAGACAGAAAACTATATCAGGGATTTATTTCCTCAAAAATTAATGGGAATGTTCATGCTATTGCCGAAGCAGGTTTTGAGAAAAACATCTATCAAAAAAATGGGTATGATGCTAAAGTAAATGGTCCTTTTGTTAAACTGGGAGCATTCTATATGCTGGCCAAGGATAAAGAAAATGAATTCAATGGATTCTATGCAGGAGGCAAAGTAGCGGGATCATTTTATAACCAAGAATATATGGCTATCCCTGTTCGTGGATATGGTGGAAGTAATTCTTCAGTATCCTTTCCTTCTTCATCACAATCCTCATTCTGGTTAGAAGGTACTTTGGGAGGAAGAGTACAGTTATTTGAATCCAACTTTTATATTGATGTGAATCTTCAGCCTCGTTATTTGGCATACACTTCCAAACAGGATGATATCTCTCCGATGATCATTCCGGGATTTGGAAAAAGCTCTTCAAAATTTAATATGGGATTTGCATGGAATATAGCCTATAAGTTTTAA
- a CDS encoding DUF6452 family protein encodes MKYFKFLLMLCLVGMFFSCGSDDDICESGEGTPRMRVSFRAAGSDKAKTLDSLSVAVDYGSGKVDLGWQKNIDFRLIPLRVDDSPYTDIYFKISTKGKESKVRMTYTTKSVYVSPGCGAKKTYENLSSELITPDPVQSLENGQNQILNEDKTNLYLLF; translated from the coding sequence ATGAAGTATTTTAAATTTCTCCTAATGCTCTGCCTGGTAGGAATGTTCTTTTCATGCGGTAGTGATGATGATATCTGTGAAAGCGGTGAAGGAACTCCAAGAATGAGAGTCTCTTTCAGAGCAGCAGGATCAGATAAAGCAAAAACTCTTGATTCGCTATCTGTTGCGGTAGATTATGGCTCAGGAAAAGTGGATCTGGGATGGCAGAAGAATATCGATTTTAGACTTATTCCTTTGAGGGTGGATGATTCTCCTTATACCGATATTTATTTTAAAATATCTACCAAAGGTAAAGAATCCAAAGTAAGAATGACCTATACTACAAAATCAGTGTATGTATCTCCTGGATGCGGTGCCAAAAAAACGTATGAAAATTTAAGCTCAGAATTAATAACTCCTGATCCTGTTCAAAGCCTGGAAAACGGACAAAATCAAATATTGAATGAAGACAAGACTAATCTTTACCTTCTTTTTTAG
- a CDS encoding succinate dehydrogenase cytochrome b subunit, whose product MAGLTSSTIGRKYAMALSAMFLLIFLILHLTTNLLSVLNRDAFNTASEFMGYNPFVQFLMQPILGFAVIFHFAMGFVLEIKNNKARPVKYASNNAAVNSSWMSRNMIISGAVVLAFLALHLYDFWLHEINYKYVEGIAPDSERFWPELHEKFADLWRVALYVISFVLLGLHLAHGFQSSFQSIGARHPKYTPVIKAFGTWYSILIPAGFIIVAVFHFITQ is encoded by the coding sequence ATGGCAGGTTTAACGAGTTCTACGATAGGTAGAAAATACGCTATGGCATTATCAGCTATGTTTTTGCTGATTTTTCTTATACTGCATTTGACAACCAATTTGTTATCAGTTCTAAACAGGGATGCATTCAATACAGCATCTGAGTTTATGGGCTATAATCCTTTTGTGCAGTTCTTAATGCAGCCTATTCTTGGTTTTGCAGTAATTTTCCATTTTGCGATGGGATTTGTGCTTGAAATCAAGAATAATAAAGCGCGTCCAGTAAAGTATGCATCAAACAATGCTGCTGTAAATTCTTCATGGATGTCCAGAAATATGATTATTTCCGGGGCAGTTGTGTTGGCTTTCTTGGCGCTTCACTTATATGATTTCTGGTTACATGAAATCAACTATAAGTATGTAGAGGGAATCGCTCCCGATTCAGAACGTTTCTGGCCGGAACTTCATGAGAAGTTTGCAGATTTATGGAGAGTAGCTCTATATGTGATCTCTTTTGTACTATTGGGCTTACACTTGGCTCACGGATTCCAGTCTTCATTCCAGTCTATTGGAGCAAGACATCCAAAATATACGCCCGTGATCAAGGCTTTCGGAACATGGTATTCTATCCTTATTCCGGCAGGATTTATCATCGTGGCAGTTTTTCATTTTATAACTCAATAA